Genomic DNA from Streptococcus uberis:
TATTTGATTTTGTCATTACTGTGATTCTCTTTTGAGAATAAGTCTGGTAAAGTGGCAAGCGTTTCTAGAAAGTTTTTATCTTTGGTAATAAGGAGATGCAAATAACCATCATCGACTTTAGCCTCAGGTGTAAAACGATCAAGACCTCCAATGGAATTGGTCAAACCAATTAAAATCAAGGAGCTTTCAATAGCCTCTGATTTTCCATCATAATCTAGATGGAAGGAATAGGTTTTATGATTTAGAATTTCCTTCAATCCTGAAAGAACATAAGCCATTGGGCCAAAATTGGTTTTTAGCTTGTCATCAACATTATTGATAGACTCGGGAATATCACCAATAGCAACAACATTAGTAAAGTAGGATTGGTTGATTTTTCCAATATCTAAAGGGATTGTTCTATCAAATCGCATTGAGGCGATAGCTTCTTTTGGATCTAGTGGAATCCCTACTGCCCGTGCCAAATCATTGACAGTTCCTAGAGGGAAAAAACCAAAATGAGGGCGATAGCTTTCCTCAGCAATCCCACTAACGCCTTCATTGACAGTACCATCACCTCCCATAACAAAAAGACTATGGAAGTGTGACCTTGCAGCTTCTCTAGCAAAAGCTTTAGCATCTCCCTCAGCCTGGGTATGCTTAACCATCACTTG
This window encodes:
- a CDS encoding diacylglycerol/lipid kinase family protein, whose translation is MKNAMLIVNPASGGEQAQEFERLAKEKLATYFEQVMVKHTQAEGDAKAFAREAARSHFHSLFVMGGDGTVNEGVSGIAEESYRPHFGFFPLGTVNDLARAVGIPLDPKEAIASMRFDRTIPLDIGKINQSYFTNVVAIGDIPESINNVDDKLKTNFGPMAYVLSGLKEILNHKTYSFHLDYDGKSEAIESSLILIGLTNSIGGLDRFTPEAKVDDGYLHLLITKDKNFLETLATLPDLFSKENHSNDKIKYQQIKEITISLKEEQLQTNVDGDEGDKLPVKIGILPHHLQLYSI